The following coding sequences are from one Candidatus Borkfalkia ceftriaxoniphila window:
- a CDS encoding helix-turn-helix transcriptional regulator, with amino-acid sequence MEKFSERLKELMFYCDNIKSESLAKAIGVAGSAVRAWCNGSRTIYLSNAIKLADFFTCSLDFLAGLTEERITVSPKVCPPFYKNLRKVMNEKGITRYYIGTHTQIKDSYFQKWKNGTDSQLDTIIYLAKQLDCSLDHLVGRED; translated from the coding sequence ATGGAAAAATTTTCTGAAAGACTCAAAGAATTGATGTTTTATTGTGATAATATAAAATCCGAAAGTTTAGCAAAGGCAATCGGAGTAGCAGGTTCTGCGGTGCGTGCATGGTGTAACGGCAGCAGAACCATTTATTTATCGAATGCTATAAAATTAGCGGACTTTTTTACTTGTTCATTAGATTTTCTCGCTGGTCTGACAGAAGAACGTATTACGGTTTCTCCAAAAGTATGCCCGCCTTTTTACAAAAACTTGCGTAAAGTAATGAATGAAAAAGGAATTACTCGCTATTATATCGGAACACATACGCAAATAAAAGATTCCTATTTTCAAAAATGGAAAAACGGCACAGACAGTCAACTTGATACTATCATATACTTAGCCAAACAGTTGGATTGTTCCCTCGACCATCTCGTGGGAAGAGAAGATTAA
- a CDS encoding MATE family efflux transporter, translated as MPQDNERLLGEKPIFRLLMKMAVPTMLSMFIQSMYNIVDSIFVTRLGQQAFNAVTLVYPLQNLVLAVAVGLGVGLNSCISRSLGAGRRDEADSYAAHGFMLSFIHCALFLVLGLFGTKPFLKLFTDDPAVLEYGVSYGKIVLCLACFSLVHIAVEKLFQATGNTMFPMLMQALGAIVNIIFDPLLIYGVGVFPEMGVTGAAVATVLGQACACIVSLVWFFAKGNGLKVRFRGFRFRKKEVGRIYAVGVPSALMMAMPSALVGILNTILGRVSELSVNFFGIYYKLQTLIYVPASGLVQGMRPIVGYNHGAKLYGRMDKCVRLSLLVVGGFILAGTLLFELFPRPILALFGADNEMMEIGIPGLRILASGFLVSTFGVILPGAFEALGMGVRSLAITLVRQLILIPPLALALLPAMGLAGVWLAFPVSECAAAALALALYAQFKKRRGAAQPSISANAS; from the coding sequence ATGCCGCAGGATAACGAGCGCCTATTGGGCGAAAAACCGATTTTTCGGCTGTTGATGAAAATGGCTGTGCCGACCATGCTGTCCATGTTTATTCAGTCCATGTACAATATCGTGGACAGCATTTTCGTCACGCGCCTCGGTCAGCAGGCGTTCAACGCCGTCACGCTCGTGTATCCGCTGCAAAATCTCGTGCTGGCGGTCGCGGTCGGATTGGGCGTGGGGCTGAATTCCTGTATTTCGCGCTCTCTGGGCGCGGGACGGCGCGACGAGGCGGATTCGTACGCCGCGCACGGGTTCATGCTCTCGTTCATTCACTGCGCGCTCTTTCTCGTATTGGGGCTGTTCGGCACGAAACCGTTTCTGAAATTGTTTACCGACGATCCCGCGGTTCTGGAATACGGCGTTTCTTACGGGAAGATCGTCTTGTGTCTGGCGTGCTTTTCCCTCGTGCATATCGCCGTGGAAAAACTGTTCCAGGCGACGGGGAATACCATGTTCCCCATGCTGATGCAGGCGCTCGGGGCGATCGTCAACATCATCTTCGACCCGCTCCTGATCTACGGCGTGGGCGTATTTCCGGAAATGGGCGTCACGGGCGCGGCGGTCGCAACCGTTTTGGGGCAGGCGTGCGCGTGCATCGTGTCGCTCGTGTGGTTTTTCGCAAAGGGGAACGGGCTGAAAGTCAGATTCCGCGGTTTCCGTTTCCGCAAAAAGGAAGTGGGGCGCATCTACGCGGTGGGCGTCCCTTCGGCGCTGATGATGGCGATGCCCTCGGCGCTCGTGGGGATATTGAACACCATTCTCGGGCGCGTATCCGAACTTTCGGTCAACTTTTTCGGCATTTATTACAAATTGCAGACGCTCATCTATGTGCCCGCCTCGGGTCTGGTGCAGGGAATGCGCCCCATCGTGGGATACAATCACGGCGCAAAATTATACGGGCGCATGGACAAATGCGTGCGGCTGAGCCTTCTCGTCGTGGGCGGTTTTATTCTGGCGGGAACGCTGCTGTTCGAACTGTTTCCCCGCCCCATTCTCGCGCTGTTCGGCGCGGACAACGAGATGATGGAGATCGGCATTCCCGGGCTTCGGATCCTCGCGTCGGGATTTCTGGTGTCCACGTTCGGCGTCATTTTGCCGGGCGCGTTCGAGGCGCTGGGCATGGGCGTGCGCTCTCTGGCGATCACGCTGGTCCGACAACTCATCCTCATTCCGCCGCTCGCCCTCGCGCTCCTGCCCGCGATGGGGCTTGCGGGCGTATGGCTCGCCTTTCCCGTTTCCGAATGCGCGGCGGCGGCGCTGGCTCTCGCGCTGTACGCGCAATTTAAAAAGAGGCGGGGCGCGGCTCAGCCGTCGATCTCGGCGAACGCCTCGTAA
- a CDS encoding MerR family DNA-binding transcriptional regulator, producing the protein MKQEKYLSEIAKIFGIRASALRYWESEGLLKFERNRENNYREPTMQNMLAVYDILFLRSLSIPVDKIRTCFASSLGEISDVFEENEQTLTRRIAELESSLVRLKKKSAAIRRIGELRARGNACVYERLPAFHPFALSEQKSAREFVSEYERLGVCIRSRGEEPQFLVFEKNRFAEEKRYMSGLLSIDTATQKVIEAPEGSKIFGKYLVTATENGVQQDFYEAFAEIDG; encoded by the coding sequence ATGAAACAAGAAAAATATCTTTCGGAAATCGCAAAAATATTCGGGATCCGCGCCTCGGCGCTGCGCTATTGGGAAAGCGAAGGGCTGCTGAAATTCGAGCGCAACCGGGAAAACAACTACCGCGAACCGACCATGCAGAATATGCTGGCGGTGTACGACATACTGTTTTTGCGCAGTCTGTCCATACCCGTCGATAAGATCAGGACCTGTTTCGCCTCGTCCCTCGGAGAAATTTCCGACGTGTTCGAAGAAAACGAACAGACGCTTACCCGCCGTATCGCGGAGTTGGAAAGTTCGCTCGTACGTCTGAAAAAAAAGTCCGCGGCGATCCGCCGTATCGGCGAACTGAGAGCGCGCGGCAACGCCTGCGTGTACGAGCGGCTGCCCGCATTTCACCCCTTCGCACTCTCCGAACAAAAGAGCGCGCGCGAATTCGTTTCCGAATACGAACGGTTGGGCGTCTGCATTCGTTCGCGTGGCGAAGAACCGCAGTTCCTCGTCTTCGAAAAAAATCGATTTGCAGAAGAAAAACGCTATATGAGCGGCTTACTGTCCATCGATACCGCTACGCAGAAAGTGATCGAAGCGCCCGAGGGAAGCAAAATTTTTGGCAAATACCTCGTCACCGCTACCGAAAACGGCGTGCAGCAGGACTTTTACGAGGCGTTCGCCGAGATCGACGGCTGA